DNA from Spirosoma oryzicola:
TTTATGATTGAAGGCAAGCGCTGGAACGACCTCAAGCGGTTGGGCGTCGACAGACTAAAAGCCATTATTCTGGCGGCTAAAGGCAAAACGGTTAAAGAGTCGCACCTGCTATGGCCCATTCCGAAAGTGGAGATTGACAACAACGGATTGATCAACGCCGAGGACCAGAATCCTGGCTACTAACTACTATTTAGAATTACGTTCAGGTGGTCGCACCAACTGCTGATCGCCTGAACCAATTTTTATCAACTGTCTTATTCTGTACTTATGAAAAAAACGGGGCTATACCTCCTGTGCTTGCTATTGCTAACGCTTTTAGGCAACGTTCAGGCGCAGAACCAGTCGTACGATATCTGTATTTACGGCGGTACATCGGCGGGTGTCATCGCAGCTTATACCGCAAAGAAAACCGGAAAGACGGTACTGCTGATCGAACCGGGCCGGCATCTGGGTGGCATGAGTTCGGGCGGTCTGGGCTACACGGATATTGGGAACAAATACGCCATTACGGGATTGGCCAACGATTTTTACAGACGGATGGGTCAGCACTACGGCAAGTTTGAACAATGGATCTTTGAGCCTAGTGTAGCCGAAAACCTGTTCAAGGACTATTGCAAACGGGGAGATGTTCCAGTTCTATACGAACACCGGTTGGTCGATGTCGAGAAAAAAGGTACTACTATTCAGCAGATTACGCTCGAAAGCTCCACAAAGCCTACCAAATCTACCAACCGGACAATCCGGGCCAAAATGTTCATTGACTGTTCCTACGAAGGTGATTTGATGGCGAAAGCCGGGGTTTCGTACACGGTTGGGCGCGAGGCCAACAGCCAGTACAACGAAACGTTCAACGGCGTTCAGGTCATGGAAGGACACCAGATGCCCGAGGGTACTGATCCTTATGTTACACCAGGCGATTCTAAAAGCGGTTTACTATGGGGTATTCATCCAACAAGCCCGCAGCCCGCCGGATCGGGGGACAAAAAGATTCAGGCTTACAACTTCCGCATCTGCCTGACTAACAAACCGGAAAACCGGGTACCCATCACCAAACCTGACGATTACGACCCCAAGAAATACGAACTGTTGCTTCGGATTATCGAGAAACGGGGTTGGAAATCAATCAATAATGTCTTTATCTGGAGCCTGATGCCCAATGGTAAAACGGACATTAATAACCGAAATGGGTTCTCGACCGATATGATTGGTATGAACTGGGCCTACCCGGATGCGGATCATACCACCCGTGCCAAAATCTGGAACGACCACGTCAGCTACACCAAAGGGTTACTGTACTTTGTGGGCAATGACCCCCGAATACCGGCGGCTATGCGCGACGAAATGCAAAAATGGGGCTATCCCAAGGATGAGTACACCGACAACGGTAACTGGACTCATCAACTCTACGTTCGGGAGGCCCGGCGGCTGGTTGGCGAACTAGTGATGACGCAGAATCATTGTCAGGGTCGCGAAACGGTAACGGACGGCGTGGGCATGGCGGCTTACACGATGGACTCGCACAACTGCGACCGGCAGATTATCGATGGGTTTGTGAAAAACGAGGGTAATGTCGAAAAGGGAGGCTTCGGGCCGTATCCGGTTTCATACCGCGCCATCATTCCCAAACAGAAAGAAGTTAGTAATCTGCTGGTTCCGGTTTGTTTGTCAGCCACGCACATTGCCTACGGCTCTATTCGGATGGAACCCGTGTTCATGGTGCTGGGTCAGTCGGCTGCGGTAGCTGCGGGTATGGCGATTGATGCCAAACAGTCTGTTCAGGCCATTGATGTAAAAAAATTACAGCAACGACTGGCATCTAACCCACTTGCCGACGGAAGTGCGCCCGATATTCTGATAGCCAGTGACAATGCCGCTCAGACAACGACGCAGGGAAGTTGGGTAGAACGTACATCCGGTGGTTACGGTCCTTCGTTTTTTGTCGATACGACGGGTCATCAGGAAGCAAAATCCATTCGCTTCAAACCCACCATTCCTAAAGCGGGTAAATACGCGATTTACACTTACGTACCCAAAGTACCGAAAGCCTCTTCTCAGTCAACCATTGACGTCTTTGACGGTCAACGGAAAATGGAGAAAACGATTAGTAGTGCGGATGTGAAAGTAGCGGGTCAAACTTCTGGCGAATGGGTGCATCTGGGCGATTATCAACTGCCCGCCGGAAATAACGCTTATGTTGAAATCAGTAGTAAAGGCGCAACGGGTCCCGTTGTTGCCGATGACGTTCTGTTTGTTCCTGAAAAACGGCTATAACTTTTCTATTAGACCTAACACTTTATTGATTGACAATGACTAAACCCTCCTTTTCTGGATTAATATCTTCTGTTAACGAGTTCGTAGCAAGTCTGATTGTAAGCTGCTTAGCGCTTTTGTTAACTGTTTTTACCGCTGCTAATGCCGCCCGACCAGTGGCGGTTCGACGCGCCGATGTTATTATTTACGGAGGAACGGCATCTGCCGTGACAGCCGCCGTTCAGGTAAAAAAAATGGGTAAGTCGGTGCTGATTGTTTCGCCGGACAAACACCTCGGGGGACTGTCGTCGGGCGGATTAGGCTTTACCGATACGGGTAATAAAGAAGTAATTGGAGGCTTATCCCGCGAATTTTACCAGCGCCTTTATCAGCACTATCAACAGGATTCGGCCTGGAAATGGCAGAAACGGGATGAGTACGGCAACAAAGGACAGGGGACACCGGCTATCGATGGCAACGCTCGTACCATGTGGATTTTTGAACCCCACGCGGCTGAGCAGGTTTTTGAGGATTTCGTTCGGGAAAATAAGCTGACGGTTTACCGAAACGAATGGCTTGATCGGTCATCGAAGGGCGTTACAAAAAAAGGAAGTGCCATTCAATCGTTTCGTACGCTGAGCGGACAGATTTACGAGGGTAAGATGTTTATCGACGCTACTTACGAAGGCGACCTGATGGCCGCTGCGGGGGTACGTTACCATGTGGGGCGGGAAGCAAACAGCGTGTATGGGGAAACTTGGAATGGCGTGCAGCCCAATGTGTTCCAGCACGGTCATTATTTCAAAGCCAACGTCAGCCCTTATAAAGTGCCAGGAGATCCCAAAAGTGGTTTACTGCCCGAAATCGCTCCGGATGGGCCAGGCGAAAAAGGGGCGGGTGACCATAAAATTCAGGCGTATTGTTTTCGGATGTGCATGACGAACAACCCCGAAAACCGCGTTCCGTTCCCGAAGCCCGAAGGGTACGACCCAACTCGTTATGAGTTGCTGGGCCGGGTATTTGACAGTGGCTGGCGCGAAACCTTCCAGAAATTTGATCCAATCCCGAACCGTAAGACGGATACCAATAACCACGGGCCGTTCAGCAGCGATTATCTCGGTAAAAATTATGATTATCCCGACGCTACGTACGACCGTCGGCGGCAGATTATCCGGGATCATCAACTGTATCAGCAGGGGTTGCTGTACTTTATGGCCAATGATAAACGCGTTCCGGATGACGTTCGGCAGGCGGTAAGTCAGTGGGGACTGGCGAAGGATGAGTTTACCGACAACGGCAACTGGCCGCACCAGATTTATGTTCGCGAAGCCCGGCGGATGCTCGGTATGTTTGTGATGAAAGAAGCCGACGCGCTGGGAAAAACGGATGTACCCCAACCCATCGGCATGGGTTCCTACGCGCTGGACGCGCACAATGCCCAGCGATACGTCCGGCCAGATGGTTTTGTGCAGAACGAGGGGGATATTGGCGTACATCCTGATAAACCTTATTCCATTTCTTACGGCTCTATTTTGCCCAAGGAGTCTGAATGCAATAACCTGCTGGTGCCGGTCTGCGTATCCAGTTCACACATCGCCTACGGTTCGATTCGGATGGAGCCGGTCTTTATGATCCTAGGCCAGTCAGCCGCTACTGCCGCTGTCCTTTCGATTGATAACAAGGTAGCGCCCCAGCGGTTGCCTTACGCGACCTTAAAAGCAGTACTTTTGAAAGATCAGCAACGATTGACTTTATAAGGTCTCGCATCTAGGAAAGTAGAGAGAGTCATTCGAGAAAGAGTGGCTCTCTAATAAGTTTCTACGACAAAACAGTCGACCAGGTCATGCGTACAGCTATGCTATACGAGTTACATTGGAGTCAATGATTTACTCCATTAAATCGCCTTTTGTATAGTTGTGTGTATTTATCATTTTTGTCATAACCTCAAATTCTGTAGCTATATAACCGTATTTGATAGGTGCTTGAAGCGGCACGCAACACAGTACTGTCAAAAAACGCTTTTAGGCGCATTGGATAAATAATTTTATTCAAGCGAACTCATGCAGGCTATTCAGTTACTAATTCAAAACAGTATCGAAATCAAGTGGTGGATTCGAAAGCATTTACGTAAATAATTTAATTATCAATGAATTAACATATATAATACTACCAAAGAAAACACACAGATAATTGATCGACTTAGCGAGATATAATTGGCCTTACGCTGACTGACGGCGCTGGCCAAAATGG
Protein-coding regions in this window:
- a CDS encoding FAD-dependent oxidoreductase, which encodes MKKTGLYLLCLLLLTLLGNVQAQNQSYDICIYGGTSAGVIAAYTAKKTGKTVLLIEPGRHLGGMSSGGLGYTDIGNKYAITGLANDFYRRMGQHYGKFEQWIFEPSVAENLFKDYCKRGDVPVLYEHRLVDVEKKGTTIQQITLESSTKPTKSTNRTIRAKMFIDCSYEGDLMAKAGVSYTVGREANSQYNETFNGVQVMEGHQMPEGTDPYVTPGDSKSGLLWGIHPTSPQPAGSGDKKIQAYNFRICLTNKPENRVPITKPDDYDPKKYELLLRIIEKRGWKSINNVFIWSLMPNGKTDINNRNGFSTDMIGMNWAYPDADHTTRAKIWNDHVSYTKGLLYFVGNDPRIPAAMRDEMQKWGYPKDEYTDNGNWTHQLYVREARRLVGELVMTQNHCQGRETVTDGVGMAAYTMDSHNCDRQIIDGFVKNEGNVEKGGFGPYPVSYRAIIPKQKEVSNLLVPVCLSATHIAYGSIRMEPVFMVLGQSAAVAAGMAIDAKQSVQAIDVKKLQQRLASNPLADGSAPDILIASDNAAQTTTQGSWVERTSGGYGPSFFVDTTGHQEAKSIRFKPTIPKAGKYAIYTYVPKVPKASSQSTIDVFDGQRKMEKTISSADVKVAGQTSGEWVHLGDYQLPAGNNAYVEISSKGATGPVVADDVLFVPEKRL
- a CDS encoding FAD-dependent oxidoreductase translates to MGKSVLIVSPDKHLGGLSSGGLGFTDTGNKEVIGGLSREFYQRLYQHYQQDSAWKWQKRDEYGNKGQGTPAIDGNARTMWIFEPHAAEQVFEDFVRENKLTVYRNEWLDRSSKGVTKKGSAIQSFRTLSGQIYEGKMFIDATYEGDLMAAAGVRYHVGREANSVYGETWNGVQPNVFQHGHYFKANVSPYKVPGDPKSGLLPEIAPDGPGEKGAGDHKIQAYCFRMCMTNNPENRVPFPKPEGYDPTRYELLGRVFDSGWRETFQKFDPIPNRKTDTNNHGPFSSDYLGKNYDYPDATYDRRRQIIRDHQLYQQGLLYFMANDKRVPDDVRQAVSQWGLAKDEFTDNGNWPHQIYVREARRMLGMFVMKEADALGKTDVPQPIGMGSYALDAHNAQRYVRPDGFVQNEGDIGVHPDKPYSISYGSILPKESECNNLLVPVCVSSSHIAYGSIRMEPVFMILGQSAATAAVLSIDNKVAPQRLPYATLKAVLLKDQQRLTL